A genomic region of Arachis stenosperma cultivar V10309 chromosome 9, arast.V10309.gnm1.PFL2, whole genome shotgun sequence contains the following coding sequences:
- the LOC130948137 gene encoding uncharacterized protein LOC130948137 isoform X3: MHEQRREIGQRERREEEEGIHAANCAATAAGGSPSLCSPSSSSPHRHPCCAVVLAAPSSSPLSRSLSPPFAPLSPFEKLPWPLPSSSQVREEKVAGERERCCAAFFTAQPPPRLAVAGVATAASHRRGKAWPTLLPSGPDLPKMLSKL; encoded by the exons ATGCACGAGCAGAGGAGAGAGATCGGGCAGAGAGAGAGGCGCGAGGAGGAAGAAGGGATTCACGCTGCCAACTGTGCCGCCACCGCCGCGGGAGGGTCGCCGTCGTTGTGCTCGCCATCGTCGTCCTCGCCGCACCGTCATCCTTGCTGCGCCGTCGTCCTCGCCGCGCCATCGTCGAGCCCACTGAGCAGAAGTTTATCGCCGCCATTCGCGCCACTATCGCCGTTCGAGAAGCTTCCATGGCCGTTGCCATCGAGTTCACAAGTGAGAGAAGAGAAAGTTGCAGGTGAGAGGGAAAGGTGTTGCGCCGCGTTCTTTACTGCGCAGCCACCGCCACGCCTTGCCGTCGCCGGAGTTGCCACCGCTGCTTCTCACCGCCGAGGAAAAGCCTGGCCTACGTTGCTGCCTTCCGGGCCAGATCTACCG AAAATGTTATCGAAGCTATAG
- the LOC130948137 gene encoding uncharacterized protein LOC130948137 isoform X1: protein MHEQRREIGQRERREEEEGIHAANCAATAAGGSPSLCSPSSSSPHRHPCCAVVLAAPSSSPLSRSLSPPFAPLSPFEKLPWPLPSSSQVREEKVAGERERCCAAFFTAQPPPRLAVAGVATAASHRRGKAWPTLLPSGPDLPINATATTDLSFLLGCALIRRSDC, encoded by the exons ATGCACGAGCAGAGGAGAGAGATCGGGCAGAGAGAGAGGCGCGAGGAGGAAGAAGGGATTCACGCTGCCAACTGTGCCGCCACCGCCGCGGGAGGGTCGCCGTCGTTGTGCTCGCCATCGTCGTCCTCGCCGCACCGTCATCCTTGCTGCGCCGTCGTCCTCGCCGCGCCATCGTCGAGCCCACTGAGCAGAAGTTTATCGCCGCCATTCGCGCCACTATCGCCGTTCGAGAAGCTTCCATGGCCGTTGCCATCGAGTTCACAAGTGAGAGAAGAGAAAGTTGCAGGTGAGAGGGAAAGGTGTTGCGCCGCGTTCTTTACTGCGCAGCCACCGCCACGCCTTGCCGTCGCCGGAGTTGCCACCGCTGCTTCTCACCGCCGAGGAAAAGCCTGGCCTACGTTGCTGCCTTCCGGGCCAGATCTACCG ATTAATGCTACTGCCACCACTGACTTGTCATTTCTGCTTGGCTGTGCCCTTATTCGCCGTTCTGATTGTTGA
- the LOC130948137 gene encoding uncharacterized protein LOC130948137 isoform X2: MHEQRREIGQRERREEEEGIHAANCAATAAGGSPSLCSPSSSSPHRHPCCAVVLAAPSSSPLSRSLSPPFAPLSPFEKLPWPLPSSSQVREEKVAGERERCCAAFFTAQPPPRLAVAGVATAASHRRGKAWPTLLPSGPDLPRMLGIQIMT, translated from the exons ATGCACGAGCAGAGGAGAGAGATCGGGCAGAGAGAGAGGCGCGAGGAGGAAGAAGGGATTCACGCTGCCAACTGTGCCGCCACCGCCGCGGGAGGGTCGCCGTCGTTGTGCTCGCCATCGTCGTCCTCGCCGCACCGTCATCCTTGCTGCGCCGTCGTCCTCGCCGCGCCATCGTCGAGCCCACTGAGCAGAAGTTTATCGCCGCCATTCGCGCCACTATCGCCGTTCGAGAAGCTTCCATGGCCGTTGCCATCGAGTTCACAAGTGAGAGAAGAGAAAGTTGCAGGTGAGAGGGAAAGGTGTTGCGCCGCGTTCTTTACTGCGCAGCCACCGCCACGCCTTGCCGTCGCCGGAGTTGCCACCGCTGCTTCTCACCGCCGAGGAAAAGCCTGGCCTACGTTGCTGCCTTCCGGGCCAGATCTACCG AGGATGCTTGGAATACAAATCATGACGTAG